The Terriglobales bacterium genome includes a region encoding these proteins:
- a CDS encoding four helix bundle protein, which yields MRRAAVSVPSNIAEGQARYSHHEFQ from the coding sequence TTGCGCCGGGCAGCGGTCTCCGTTCCCAGCAATATTGCAGAGGGCCAGGCGCGCTACTCGCATCATGAATTTCAG